A window of Desulfatiglans sp. contains these coding sequences:
- a CDS encoding FAD-dependent oxidoreductase encodes MGHSFKKLFEPGMIGPMKVKNRIIKTANGTSFVDPDQNVGERMITYYERLAKGGVGLLVVESCGTEYPLGIQHVHYDAEGNYEGVQLHMDDDRLIPGFKRLTDAIHKHDCKASIQFQHAGPWNPTGLLPRDPKIRDIKCASAMTEEELPGPDFLPSREMTRDELEEQINLWAGAAERAYRAGFDACEFNHGTAHQGNTFLSRIWNKRTDEYGPQSFENRTRFLRRCIEEARRRTGPGFAIHVIMNAVEYNHPRATTLEEGVELAKCVAEVADGLNLRGERYGHRGGLIQPDRILYPAPPDDLPKDYDWSRNGRGASVPLVEAVKRGGVKIPVWTACRLDPMLGEEYLQKGSLDFVGMTRRLLADPDLPNKAKEGRINDIRWCNGCLYCFDCRNRNQVLACRTNPYLGKEHLPEFQIKPAQKKKKVLVIGGGPSGMEAARVTAQRGHYVTLYEKNSYLGGLVPLAAIVKDLETEDMTMFVRYLATQLKKEGVKVRLKTEVTSQIIQRERPDVLIIASGAAHGKINVSGADNPKVINTEKLHGMLKFMLKFFTSAQLEKLSKIWIPVGKSVVIMGGTLHGCELAEYLVKRRRRVTMVHNGPEKELGDRMTIDDIVSLWPWLKQNNVSIWSDIEYRSISDKGLEISLKDKRRYILRGKNIISTQDWEPDNSIVERFKELVPEVHIIGSCKEPGLIVDAMRDGAKVGCEI; translated from the coding sequence ATGGGTCACAGTTTTAAAAAATTATTTGAGCCGGGCATGATAGGGCCGATGAAGGTGAAAAACCGGATTATCAAAACAGCAAATGGTACCTCCTTTGTTGATCCTGACCAGAATGTTGGCGAGCGGATGATCACATACTACGAAAGGCTTGCAAAAGGCGGGGTGGGACTATTGGTCGTGGAATCCTGCGGCACAGAGTATCCTCTCGGCATACAGCATGTTCATTATGATGCAGAAGGGAACTATGAAGGGGTGCAGCTTCACATGGATGATGACCGCCTGATACCCGGTTTTAAGAGGTTGACCGATGCGATACATAAACATGACTGCAAGGCATCTATACAGTTCCAGCATGCTGGTCCATGGAACCCTACCGGGCTTTTGCCAAGAGACCCCAAAATAAGAGATATAAAATGCGCATCTGCCATGACCGAAGAAGAGCTTCCAGGGCCTGATTTTTTACCCAGCAGAGAGATGACGAGAGATGAGCTGGAAGAACAGATCAACCTGTGGGCAGGTGCAGCCGAAAGGGCCTACAGGGCCGGTTTTGATGCATGTGAATTCAACCATGGTACTGCCCACCAGGGAAATACTTTCCTTTCCAGGATATGGAACAAACGCACGGATGAATATGGCCCACAGAGTTTTGAAAATCGCACCAGGTTTCTGCGCCGTTGCATAGAAGAGGCCCGCAGAAGAACCGGGCCGGGATTTGCTATCCATGTTATCATGAACGCTGTTGAGTACAACCACCCGAGGGCCACTACCCTTGAAGAGGGTGTGGAGCTTGCCAAATGTGTGGCTGAGGTGGCTGACGGGCTTAACCTACGCGGAGAGAGATATGGCCACAGGGGAGGTCTGATACAGCCTGACCGCATACTCTACCCTGCCCCGCCTGATGACCTCCCAAAAGATTATGACTGGAGTCGAAATGGTCGCGGTGCATCTGTTCCGCTTGTGGAGGCAGTAAAGAGGGGCGGAGTAAAAATCCCTGTATGGACTGCCTGCCGCCTTGACCCAATGCTGGGAGAAGAATATCTGCAAAAGGGGAGCCTTGATTTTGTAGGCATGACAAGGCGTCTTCTGGCTGACCCTGATCTCCCCAATAAGGCTAAAGAAGGGCGTATTAATGATATCCGCTGGTGTAACGGCTGCCTTTACTGCTTTGATTGCCGTAACCGTAATCAGGTGCTCGCATGCAGGACAAACCCATACCTCGGGAAGGAGCACCTCCCTGAATTTCAGATAAAACCTGCTCAAAAGAAAAAAAAGGTGCTTGTTATTGGAGGCGGGCCTTCAGGAATGGAGGCAGCCAGGGTTACGGCGCAGCGCGGGCATTATGTAACCCTGTATGAAAAAAACAGCTATCTCGGCGGGTTGGTTCCACTTGCAGCCATTGTGAAGGATCTTGAAACCGAAGACATGACCATGTTTGTGAGATATCTTGCTACACAGCTTAAAAAGGAGGGAGTAAAGGTCAGGTTAAAGACTGAGGTGACATCACAGATAATCCAGCGTGAACGGCCTGATGTGCTCATAATTGCATCAGGCGCAGCCCATGGCAAGATCAATGTCTCGGGTGCTGATAACCCAAAAGTCATTAATACAGAAAAACTTCATGGTATGCTCAAGTTTATGCTTAAATTCTTCACTTCAGCTCAGCTTGAGAAACTATCAAAGATCTGGATCCCTGTTGGAAAGAGTGTGGTAATAATGGGAGGCACACTGCATGGATGCGAACTGGCCGAATATCTTGTCAAGCGTAGACGCAGGGTAACCATGGTACATAACGGCCCTGAAAAGGAGCTTGGCGACCGTATGACCATTGATGACATAGTCAGTCTGTGGCCCTGGCTTAAACAGAATAATGTTTCCATATGGTCTGATATAGAATACCGCAGCATTTCTGACAAAGGTCTTGAGATAAGTTTAAAAGATAAACGCAGATACATACTGAGAGGTAAAAATATTATCAGCACACAGGACTGGGAGCCTGACAATAGCATTGTAGAAAGGTTTAAGGAGCTTGTTCCTGAAGTCCATATAATAGGGAGCTGTAAGGAGCCGGGTCTGATAGTGGATGCGATGAGAGATGGAGCAAAGGTCGGTTGTGAGATTTAA